One window of Hydractinia symbiolongicarpus strain clone_291-10 chromosome 3, HSymV2.1, whole genome shotgun sequence genomic DNA carries:
- the LOC130636654 gene encoding uncharacterized protein LOC130636654 → MNATSLYAQLSQKVLFITDKTEEGILKEFMRSDKGFFKLRSLLLCRSCRQLCVDPLSSEFCQHLLCQQCFQEDQTCGYGCKWCKSKENLMADTSSKILVGLYKNLCAILHDFVTGSIERTGTTREKEKLLRFLDEGCTIPDIVIEKKPVIEQSIKTRKVSKLKSETTSEHEKIVDKTCSCCCTCKNKTNIGSNKDISNDPIKITAAQSSGISLDEETSKKSPETSLDNVSSTVPDAIPVENSVTSATKQNQNKYGDQKDGGKSSSKIQKTHLNVSDTQSAETKDEHFLNSNEPVDTTKITPSKFYKTLSSISLKERKNRNIFEKFGLALSPPESVEDTINVYSVKQKKKKHFKGAVYKEQKKKTKREPKIQPLKLKVKKIGSSSGSYKVHYNVSNAEQYNDPNGDQNTEGVMENNDNVLLNNNTPNEYDKTASILKDFDPPQPRKVKRKATFISNYAIFSDDSDFEIDYSTKKKSRKTSISMKDKDICGCGAGSKVKYFTDICKRSRCPCFAQGRPCVNCKCRFCSNPFLLDDEVEESYSDSDSSNDQPLSHLKKDELELVDVEA, encoded by the coding sequence ATGAACGCTACTTCGCTATACGCACAATTGTCGCAAAAAGTTTTATTCATAACTGACAAGACCGAGGAAGGAATCCTTAAGGAATTCATGAGAAGTGATAAGGGATTTTTTAAACTGAGATCATTATTACTTTGCAGATCATGTCGACAACTATGCGTAGACCCACTTAGCTCAGAATTTTGTCAGCATTTATTGTGTCAACAGTGCTTTCAAGAAGATCAAACATGTGGCTATGGATGTAAATGGtgtaaaagtaaagaaaatttgATGGCAGATACTAGCAGCAAAATATTAGTCGGTTTGTATAAAAACTTATGCGCCATATTGCATGATTTTGTTACCGGATCGATCGAAAGAACCGGTACAACTcgggaaaaagaaaaattgcttCGCTTTTTAGATGAAGGCTGCACGATTCCAGATATTGTGATTGAGAAAAAGCCAGTTATAGAACAGtctataaaaacaagaaaagtttcaaagCTTAAAAGCGAGACTACGAGCGAACATGAAAAAATAGTTGATAAAACTTGTTCCTGTTGTTGTACttgtaaaaataaaacgaaTATTGGTTCTAATAAGGATATTAGTAACGACCCTATTAAAATTACAGCAGCCCAAAGTTCTGGAATTAGTCTTGACGAAGAGACTTCTAAAAAGAGCCCAGAAACTTCTTTAGATAATGTCAGTTCAACAGTTCCTGATGCTATACCGGTTGAAAATTCTGTGACATCGGCGACTAAGCAAAaccaaaacaaatatggcgacCAAAAAGATGGCGGAAAATCTTCGTCAAAAATTCAAAAGACGCATTTAAATGTCAGTGACACTCAGTCTGCTGAAACAAAAGacgaacattttttaaattccaaCGAGCCTGTTGATACTACAAAAATTACTCCTAGCAAATTTTATAAGACACTATCTTCAATCtcattaaaagaaagaaaaaaccgaaatatttttgaaaagtttggcTTAGCACTTTCTCCTCCAGAAAGCGTCGAAGATACAATAAATGTCTATTCTGTtaaacagaagaaaaagaagCACTTTAAAGGCGCTGTATACAAGgaacagaaaaagaaaacaaaaagggAACCTAAAATTCAGCCACTAAagctaaaagtgaaaaaaattggcAGCAGCAGTGGCAGTTACAAAGTGCATTACAATGTCTCCAATGCAGAACAATATAACGATCCCAATGGCGACCAAAATACAGAGGGTGTCATGGAAAACAATGACAATGTCTTGTTAAATAATAATACGCCAAACGAGTATGATAAAACTGCTAGTATTTTAAAGGATTTTGACCCACCCCAACCACGCAAGGTAAAGCGAAAAGCAACATTTATTAGTAATTATGCCATTTTCTCTGATGACAGTGACTTTGAAATCGATTACTCCACGAAAAAAAAATCTAGAAAgacttcaatttcaatgaaagATAAGGACATATGTGGTTGTGGTGCAGGGAGTaaggtaaaatattttacagatATATGCAAACGATCACGTTGCCCATGTTTTGCTCAAGGCAGACCATGTGTTAATTGCAAGTGTCGGTTTTGTTCAAATCCTTTTTTGTTGGATGACGAAGTGGAGGAAAGCTACAGCGACAGTGACAGTTCTAACGATCAACCACTTAGTCATTTAAAGAAGGATGAATTAGAACTTGTTGATGTCGAAGCATAG